The sequence below is a genomic window from Plasmodium gaboni strain SY75 chromosome 10, whole genome shotgun sequence.
attttttttaaaatatttatttggGATAATATATCTTCTGTATTTTTGACATGTACTTCATCACTTCCACttttgaatataatattactctgtatttttcttttattatttaataaaagtGTTTCTTCACTACATACACATGATATAAGAAAGATGAGGAAGCTTTTGgaaattaaaagaaatacaCTGACTTTcaaaatatacatataatataatatgagagaacaaaatatttttacacACATAACATATGATATGTAAAAAACTTTTTCAAAGTACATTTGCCTTTTACATCTTTCAACTACTACACCTTCAAATACACAAGATGATAATAACATTTGACtagatataaatgatattatagtaaggtaaatataataatttattttttcattaaaaaGGTAAATAACTAATAACAAAAAAGTAGTTATAAATTCActaataataacataatattttctatttaatggaaaatatacaaaattatCCATATATCCACTTTTTCCTATATATgcctttttttttaaatatcGTGATTTTGACAATCCattctttatatatcttttaaaaaatatttttaaaaataaatatttacttttatatattaaactAATACAATATTGTATAAATTGTtcaatataattatatattttatatatttttctgTAAATAAGGCCaagtatattatttaaattaaaatacACACTATCTGTTAAAAATGCAAATAATGGctttataaaatataatagtatgaaaatattatatatgtttttcCTAACTTCAGGTGTtactttttctttatatgTTGTACTTAATATATGATCATTGTAAcgtaaaaataaaatatataaaaattcactcataaaaaaaagaggaGAAATATTCTTTATCAATTTCGTTATCTTTGAACTATCATCTTCCCtcttaaaaatatgtttcATATCTGAAgttttcttcattttttcttttcatttttttttaaactctttttaaaaattgtatataaatattatgattatatatttataatgaaatataacaatatatatatattattctatCTCATTAAGTggtgtatatataaaatatatatttttcaaattaaatgaaaaatatatttcttccaaatacaatatatttacaagatatataaaaaaaatcgtcaatttctttctttttaattgtacaatgaaaaaaaaatataaattgacctatatatgtattaatatataatcttatatatatatatatatatatatatatattttttttttttcaattttaatattaataaaatgttattgtggtttatttcttctaattaaaaatgaaaggaaaaaaaaaaaaaaaaaaaaattattggatttaaaattaaaagtgattttttttttttttttttttattctcattcctaattaatatataaaaaaaattttatgcatatatataaatatatatatatataatatattttccttttgGGTGGAAAGGGGgaattttataaaaaagaaaatcCCAAGGCACAcctttttttatgtataaaaaaaaaatagagAAAATGTACtcattaaaaataaaaaatgatataatattattatatataaataatacgtatatatttaatagGTGATAGGCATATAAACgtattcaaaataaaatatatacaatatatataatatatatataattatgtagtaattttatttattctttttttttttttttttttttttttttctaatttaaaagaaataaaaatatttaccTAAGAgtataaaattaaaataattataaattatatacaagATATCAATAGGAAGTTAATCATTTAAAAAGATattacattatattatatgtcgaaatgaaaataattatgaaaaaagatatttttttcattatataaaaaaattaacataGGTTAAACAAACAAAATTTAATGTCACTCTTTATAAGAAATAGTGTTTAAATTGTAAACATATTTGTgtttcttttcttttataatgaaaatattaaaattaagttctttttttattttcatttcgtattcatatgtaaaaaaatttattgagataataattacaatatctaatatttatatcatattaacttattttttatgttttatattttatgtagcttcatgtgtatatttttattattaattcatatatgacaaatattattttgtatgtaaatgttaatattataatttaaaatgataaatatacaaaagagaaatttctttttttttattttttttaaatttatgAAAGTAATTTGTGTACCTTTTTGctttatataaacatatctttgttttaataaaattaaagatTTTATATAACTTGTTCTTTTTGTGAAATTAAAACTTGTATGTTTTTTATacttttcattttcataattttttttgcaatgttatgatatataaatgaatgttctttatataataatgtatgTGTATTCATCTCATATGCATAATTTATATAGCTACTAAATAacttaatattatttataaaatattgaataataaattgtGTTAATAGAATGAACACATctgttttatataaaattatgaacttaacattaaaataaaacatttttaaatcaaaaagaatgacaaagaaaaagaaaaaaagaaaaaaattattttatatttccatCCTTTTCCACACTACATTATTGGATTgtagttttttttttaataaaatttatgtttatatataaaaattattctgatcagtattattattatatgtatgtagAATTGAAAAGGggaatataaaataaaatgttatttttatatttaataaaaaagaacatTTTTTAGTATTCTATGGTCCttattttaaagaaatataaattaggtaaaaataaaaaaaaaccttaaaaaatgtggaatcaaaataaaataattatatttatattaagTTATATAAACTATACACATGTGAACTATCTATTtgcatatatttaatatttttactttatttttattttatatatatttctcatatataatatatagacataataatattatgttatggatcaaaaatatttttgcATGTATTTGAGTCCCATAACTTTATTATGTATTCATATGCATCcacacaaaaaaaaaaaaaaaaaaaaattaaaaatcTTCAAATGTTAATAAATGCGTTAAAATGTTAATAAATGCgttaaaaaatatttgtccaactttttttaatttattcGCAAAGcaataatttttttttgtaaaaaaaaaaaaaaaaggaaaaatgggttatgtaaaaatttacacataattttatgtcattttatttttttgtatattttttaatttgaaaacaatataatcaattatatattttaaatgtagaatattatatatatatatatatatatatttatttatttatttatttatataatatcatttcTTTGGgtttttttcaaaaaaataatgatcTTTTATCATTTGTATTAAATTAATACTATTTAACACttgatattatttttattattttaacttttttcatgtttatgttttttttattttatgtattttattttaactTGATTTTTAACTATttaaagtatatatatatatatatatttttttttttctcattttttttttaaatgatatataattggatattaaagaaataCAAGTGAattaaagaataaaataaaattattatgttttaaaaCAACTGTTTCgttttaaaatatattattttatgtaaaGAAAATAAGCATGTATGTcttcattttataatatacagAAGGTTTTTAATAGTGCATTTTATActaccaaaaaaaaaaaaaaaaaaaaaaaagtaataaataaataataaaataaaaatatatatttgttctttttttaagaatTGTTTCATATGTTACATGTTATACTAGTATACTtgatattaaaattatgaGACGacacattttttataaacatttatatagtaaaaaatattaatccgtatttattttttagttactttatttttttatttatattatatatataatgattaatatattaaaatgtatatCCATTTCATGTGTTGAAGgattaatatttattctacagtttattatatatatatatatatacatataatatttttttttttttttaatcctaattattaatatttatggaattttatattacatcAGATAAATAGTTACTATGTGTAAAGTTcctattatatattttttttatgaaaaaaaaaaaaaaaaaaaaagtatattaAGGAAATGTGTAGaatcttttttataaatacatataaataagtgtattcatattatattatatatatatatatatatatatatatatatttgcAATGACaaaatatgattatatataaaaacataattattcactaattctttttaaaaattctatcaaaacaattttatttaatttgcttttgataatatattttttgttttttttttcttttgtaAGTTAAAAAATTTCGTTAAAATGTGGTTATCAACATTTCTAGCCTTACTTATTTTTGTGGAATGTGTTATAGTTGTGTATATACCAGCATATATAGAAAGTAAATTATCaaaaattaagaaaaaCAGATTTTTTAATATGGAAAATTTTGAAAACATAGCAAGTGGTAAGTAAATTTAAtagaaatttttttttttttaaatagTTTTACCgattcatattatattttgtaccatgaatttattataatttatttctttttctttttttttaattagGTGCAATATTAGCTTTAGCCTTTTTGCATATGCTACCGGAAGTTATAATTTTATcgaacaaaaaaaatatgaatctgtattatatttttatattagTACTTGTATCTGTAActtttttgaatataaCGGATATACTGTATGATCATCACACTGAAAGTACTTTTGATGTTAATTGTACACTAACATGTGAAAATTCAAACAATCAAATTAAAAACATAAACGATAAAGAAATTACtacaaattatatagaCATAAAATCAAATGAAGTTATAGATTTAGAATTGAAGGCAATGGATAAGAATATtaataacaacaacaacaacaataataataataataataataataataaaactGATCCATGTAAAactaatatattttttgaaatatttaaatcaaactctttttttattgttttaaGCCTTTTTATACATTCTTTTATAGAAGGTAATTccttaaaaaaataatattaatttgttatatgtaaatttatttattttttttatttaaaaaaaaaaaaaaaggcAGAATAATATGctcacatatatatatgtcatACATATGTAAGAAAAATTGAGTTTATATACTTTTacaaatttatattataactttttagttatcatttataaataacaaCATATCTgttatacatatatatatatatatttttttttttattagGTTTACTTATGGGAAGTctaaaagataaaaatgCTATTATAATCGTGGGACTCTCAATGTTAGCTCATAAATGGGCTGAATGTTTAATAGTTTATAAGAACGTTGTTAACAAAATAGAagtaaaatattaaaaattgaACTATACACGTTAtagtttttatatattttcttatttcatttttatttatcttctatctatatttaaattcatataataaatatatatcacataataattcatttattattttatataatcctttattttattttttatttagaATCCCTTACTAGCAAGCATATATGCTTGGTCTTTTATCTTATCTTTACCATTAGGAGTTTTTATTGCAATATTTTCCTTCCCTTcaagtaataaaaaaaaaaaaaaaaaaaaaacaacaGAACACAATATTTAGGAATGATtcataaattttttttatttttattaatttaacAGACGAATTTGTCGAAATAATTTTTAGTTCTATTGCTTGTGGTTTTTTTCTGTATCTTTCCTTTAACGTAagtttttgtttttttaatcatttaattcaaaagtatatgaaaaagaaaaacaatacattgattataatattatttacaaatacatgatgtattttttatagatgactaaggaaataaaaataacaaagAGTAATAAGCATTTCATATCTTTTAGTTATTTCCTTGGAGTTGGAGGCATGTCAACATTgatgatattatttaattcttttgaaagtaataatataatatagaGAAAGCtacaattatattttttttaatattctCCTTATCAATTATacattataattttaaaaattcGGAAACGTGATTCTGTTACTACCATAagaaataagaaaatatttattttcgTTTTGAATGCTctattattaaatatgcctcaataaaatatatatttgattttatatataattttcaatattttcaaaattatatatttttttattttgtttttacGTTTCCGTATGAATTTAATACACATATTATTCTTCTAATTTGATTTTACACccatttttatataaatacatttttaataaacaataatcatttaaaaaaaatgaacaaaaaaatatatgtaataaatatatattttatttatttttatgttattgaaaaattactacaatgtttttttttgaatacatataaaaagaaaaaaaaaaaagaacaaatGTTAACCCATTGTGTTTATGctattaaaaaatacatatgttcaaattacaaatatatatttttaaacCTATAATTTCATTAACACATCGATATAGATAAtgaaatttttatttacaaatgaaaaatttgcatttcaaaaaaaattaattgTTATACTGTTCTATGCAActataattcttttatcTTGTAATTACtattagatatataatactttgaaaagaaaaaaaaggttCTTTAACTTCAAGTATATTATagatattatttatataaaataataagtaAAATGTcttaaacatatatttatccACAAAGGTTTTCCTAATAATActtttaattatatatatttctaattatatttttttctcattcACTTTTGGAAcaattttttcttttataacATTAAAACGAATTATAAATATCGCTTGTCGATTATGTTAAcgtatattttttcattattttcatatttgttaaagaaaatttcttttatttctattaatagtatgttattattttttattcattaataataaaaataagatttttatgataaaatacataaaaaaatttctatttataaataaatttgtagaaaaaaatttaa
It includes:
- a CDS encoding putative membrane protein (conserved Plasmodium membrane protein, unknown function); translated protein: MKKTSDMKHIFKREDDSSKITKLIKNISPLFFMSEFLYILFLRYNDHILSTTYKEKVTPEVRKNIYNIFILLYFIKPLFAFLTDSVYFNLNNILGLIYRKIYKIYNYIEQFIQYCISLIYKSKYLFLKIFFKRYIKNGLSKSRYLKKKAYIGKSGYMDNFVYFPLNRKYYVIISEFITTFLLLVIYLFNEKINYYIYLTIISFISSQMLLSSCVFEGVVVERCKRQMYFEKVFYISYVMCVKIFCSLILYYMYILKVSVFLLISKSFLIFLISCVCSEETLLLNNKRKIQSNIIFKSGSDEVHVKNTEDILSQINILKKIFFNENLFKTIFFIILFNSAIDSKLSILKYGVQNFSWPHSLNNYIPLVSQSSKLIGISIFQLYTNKLNYKNYSMVVILFNILLKLFSFIFLYNNKNTYVSPFLFLFSIIVQNISIKILSLPILLLCIEKAPLSLESTIINIYIFCFNLSNLISKRYFMWNIILHVSKNVFIILLLSFLTTCASLLYYFHISLDTLNNMNSSSLYLNEKEDVDLKINKIPPKNYLRDELFLNNEEKKKQVKKVVRFKEDSIIKTQKNTNDEKKKKNNNLFKISSDYNSDSDQWLIIDSLKSDDTRTKQGKHKSLNISNIML
- a CDS encoding putative zinc transporter, which codes for MWLSTFLALLIFVECVIVVYIPAYIESKLSKIKKNRFFNMENFENIASGAILALAFLHMLPEVIILSNKKNMNLYYIFILVLVSVTFLNITDILYDHHTESTFDVNCTLTCENSNNQIKNINDKEITTNYIDIKSNEVIDLELKAMDKNINNNNNNNNNNNNNNNKTDPCKTNIFFEIFKSNSFFIVLSLFIHSFIEGLLMGSLKDKNAIIIVGLSMLAHKWAECLIVYKNVVNKIENPLLASIYAWSFILSLPLGVFIAIFSFPSNEFVEIIFSSIACGFFLYLSFNMTKEIKITKSNKHFISFSYFLGVGGMSTLMILFNSFESNNII